From a region of the Thermosipho melanesiensis BI429 genome:
- the cmr6 gene encoding type III-B CRISPR module RAMP protein Cmr6, with product MNYYKYDIEKLKDKNSFIKNASLYYNKFVFKELVVLNNKITSKSFKKSLKEIRERYKDVLISIIKNLFESSKSGSDSLQEIINSLRKIRENFINSLKQRYIILSYTLEVKTPFLIGAGIPSIDEIGFYWLRNYGIPVIPGTSIKGCFKSCLLDVLKDYLEEIFGTEDKMGKVIFLDAIPLGEICLGIDFQTPHFQKYYIDNKPPNDVYNPVPLSFLHVSKGRFRLDILIDKDEGNIADKIKNHIKIFLEEYGVGAKTSMGYGRFKIINQNS from the coding sequence ATGAATTATTATAAATATGATATAGAGAAACTTAAAGATAAGAATTCATTTATTAAAAACGCAAGTTTATATTACAATAAATTCGTATTTAAGGAATTGGTAGTGTTAAATAACAAAATTACATCTAAATCATTTAAAAAATCTTTGAAGGAAATAAGAGAAAGATATAAAGACGTTTTAATTTCTATTATTAAAAACTTATTTGAATCTTCAAAATCGGGAAGTGATTCTTTACAAGAAATAATTAACTCCTTACGAAAAATAAGGGAAAATTTTATCAATTCTTTAAAACAAAGATATATTATATTGAGTTATACCTTAGAAGTTAAAACTCCATTTTTAATAGGTGCAGGAATACCTTCCATCGATGAAATAGGCTTTTATTGGTTGAGAAATTATGGAATACCAGTTATTCCTGGAACAAGCATAAAAGGATGTTTCAAGAGTTGTCTATTAGATGTTTTGAAGGATTACTTAGAAGAGATATTCGGAACAGAAGACAAAATGGGAAAAGTAATTTTTCTTGATGCAATACCTTTAGGTGAAATTTGTTTAGGAATTGATTTTCAAACACCACATTTTCAAAAATATTACATTGATAACAAACCACCAAATGATGTTTATAATCCTGTGCCACTGAGTTTCTTGCATGTAAGTAAGGGAAGATTTAGATTGGATATACTAATTGATAAAGATGAAGGTAATATTGCTGATAAAATTAAAAATCACATAAAGATTTTTTTAGAAGAATATGGAGTCGGTGCTAAAACATCTATGGGCTATGGAAGATTTAAAATTATAAATCAAAATAGTTAA
- the cmr1 gene encoding type III-B CRISPR module RAMP protein Cmr1 — translation MEKLKLTINFTTPSFASNNRKDFKLTSQTIRGILRFWFRAIIPRIINIHKYNECDKKFIGLKKAEELIFGSTERKSSFDLVIETVDKLLEKNNKNTYYLYGLEGRKFSRENSEFKLIFYIKNKQMEDSLKDLLKNLLLLISTVGGIGAKSRKGLGSFEVLGEKKYELEELLKILDNINKEIFKRRGFEFEPTKFDNKNVSDYPVLMDGYYEFFTKELKTKSLEKVFEILFHNSRDRNRKGIYLKTKYDLRMEGNDSFKKAINALNLNKRTTNIIFYQSILGLPINYYIRGKGQFKLESKGKENRKASPLFISIHRDKNNDYFVNFLIMKSKLTSDLEPKLVFGARNKIRNKIEIKGSHEYGKLIRNLRDNLEKV, via the coding sequence GTGGAAAAATTGAAATTAACTATAAATTTTACAACTCCTTCATTTGCAAGCAATAATAGAAAAGATTTTAAACTAACTTCTCAAACAATAAGAGGTATCTTAAGATTTTGGTTTAGAGCTATTATTCCAAGAATTATCAACATTCATAAATACAATGAATGTGATAAAAAATTTATAGGATTAAAAAAAGCAGAAGAATTAATTTTCGGCTCTACGGAGAGAAAATCATCTTTTGATTTAGTGATTGAAACAGTTGATAAGCTTTTAGAAAAAAATAATAAAAATACATATTACTTATATGGTTTGGAAGGCAGGAAATTTTCAAGAGAAAATTCTGAATTTAAGCTAATTTTTTACATAAAAAACAAGCAAATGGAAGATTCATTGAAAGATTTGTTAAAAAATCTTTTACTGCTTATTTCCACCGTTGGTGGTATTGGTGCAAAATCAAGAAAGGGATTGGGAAGTTTTGAGGTGTTGGGAGAAAAAAAGTATGAACTTGAAGAATTATTGAAAATTCTAGATAACATAAACAAAGAAATATTCAAGAGAAGAGGATTTGAATTTGAACCTACAAAATTTGACAATAAGAATGTTTCAGATTACCCAGTATTAATGGATGGTTATTACGAATTTTTTACCAAAGAACTTAAAACTAAAAGTTTGGAAAAAGTTTTTGAAATTCTTTTTCATAATAGTAGAGATAGAAATAGAAAAGGAATTTACCTCAAAACAAAATATGACTTAAGAATGGAAGGTAATGACTCATTTAAAAAAGCAATAAATGCTTTAAATTTAAATAAAAGAACTACAAATATCATTTTTTACCAATCTATTTTAGGTTTACCTATAAATTATTATATTAGAGGAAAAGGGCAATTTAAATTAGAATCAAAAGGCAAAGAAAATAGAAAAGCTTCTCCCTTATTTATTTCAATTCACAGAGATAAAAATAACGACTATTTTGTGAATTTTTTGATTATGAAGAGTAAATTAACAAGTGATTTAGAACCAAAATTAGTATTTGGTGCAAGAAATAAAATCAGGAATAAGATCGAAATAAAGGGAAGTCACGAATACGGTAAACTTATTAGAAACTTAAGAGATAATTTAGAAAAAGTTTAA
- the cmr4 gene encoding type III-B CRISPR module RAMP protein Cmr4 — protein MNGKVGFLYAVTQIHAGKGMDLGVIDQPIQREIHTGFPIISGIKGALRHEINFENKEEIFGSEANKDKENSKPGDIVFSEVKILFFPVRSLNKGLVWITCPMVLSRLKTAFKIVGNNDLSKKIEDFLKNINHNEKYTTFEKEEVVSLEEYSIKPKRSDKLIEIVESLKEIVPDDYLSNMLTKNVVVLSEKDFTFFVRNATEILPRVRIDKSTRVVAKGALWYEEYLPQDTVMFFIIKSFTDNSELLNFVSKKIDGNYINIGGKTSVGKGFTYIKLL, from the coding sequence ATGAATGGAAAAGTGGGATTTTTATACGCAGTTACTCAAATTCATGCGGGAAAAGGCATGGATTTAGGTGTTATTGATCAACCAATTCAAAGGGAAATTCATACAGGTTTCCCTATAATTTCAGGAATAAAAGGAGCTTTAAGACATGAAATAAACTTTGAAAACAAAGAAGAAATTTTTGGTTCTGAGGCAAATAAAGATAAAGAGAATTCCAAACCTGGTGACATAGTATTTTCAGAAGTAAAAATTTTATTTTTTCCAGTTAGAAGTTTAAATAAAGGATTAGTTTGGATAACTTGTCCTATGGTTTTAAGTAGATTAAAAACAGCATTTAAAATTGTTGGGAATAATGACTTATCTAAAAAAATAGAAGATTTTTTGAAAAATATAAATCATAATGAAAAATACACTACTTTTGAAAAGGAAGAGGTTGTAAGTTTAGAAGAATATTCTATAAAGCCAAAAAGGTCTGATAAATTAATTGAAATAGTTGAAAGTTTAAAGGAGATAGTTCCAGATGATTATTTATCAAATATGTTAACAAAAAATGTAGTAGTTCTTAGTGAGAAAGATTTTACTTTTTTTGTAAGAAATGCAACTGAAATTCTTCCAAGGGTTAGAATTGATAAAAGTACAAGAGTAGTTGCAAAGGGAGCATTGTGGTATGAAGAATACTTACCACAGGATACTGTAATGTTTTTTATTATTAAATCTTTTACTGACAATAGCGAATTACTTAATTTTGTCTCTAAAAAAATTGATGGAAATTATATAAATATCGGTGGAAAAACAAGTGTAGGTAAAGGTTTTACTTACATTAAATTATTGTGA
- a CDS encoding putative CRISPR-associated protein, with protein sequence MKTLINTVGASLINNLQKIGLKEAFENGEIDKITKSLLEIEGNPENLREFGAEINSIVSIIKKGYLTERKNLYFLVSDTDEGKKIGEILKGYFENIKNFNFEKVTVCVIEKLNDARPYDFKIHGLRNLIKKIAEFVRKHYGEVIINATGGYKAQIAFALALGQTLKVPVYYRFERFPEVIELEPLPLDLDKNYYFLARNLFEQIDNSLGKFVEFGEVEIQYKILPVEAKIFFDIEKIDGKKYLSISPMGQIYLESIRSKFYFLNKEIQLEKRKGEIKFISSGKEGHSIQIINNYSLKDLFERFKYITSLRVTRASQSERTSSSKVKIVGNKLIIILHTKKGLIHFEAETTARNEEELEIIRLRLEEFLDENFDGR encoded by the coding sequence GTGAAAACATTAATTAATACAGTTGGAGCAAGTTTAATTAATAATTTGCAGAAAATTGGGTTGAAAGAAGCTTTTGAAAATGGAGAAATAGATAAAATAACAAAAAGTCTTTTAGAAATTGAAGGAAATCCAGAAAATCTAAGAGAATTTGGCGCAGAAATAAATTCAATAGTAAGTATTATAAAGAAAGGTTACTTAACAGAAAGGAAAAATTTGTATTTTTTAGTTTCGGATACTGACGAAGGAAAGAAAATTGGAGAGATTTTAAAGGGTTATTTTGAAAATATTAAAAATTTTAATTTTGAAAAAGTTACTGTTTGTGTAATAGAAAAACTTAATGATGCTAGACCTTATGATTTTAAAATACATGGATTGAGGAATTTAATAAAGAAGATTGCGGAATTTGTAAGAAAACATTATGGAGAAGTTATTATAAATGCTACAGGTGGATATAAAGCACAAATAGCTTTTGCTTTAGCCCTTGGTCAAACTTTAAAGGTGCCTGTCTACTATAGATTTGAAAGATTTCCTGAAGTTATAGAACTAGAACCTTTACCATTAGATTTGGATAAAAATTACTACTTTTTAGCAAGAAATTTATTTGAACAAATAGATAATAGTTTAGGAAAATTTGTTGAGTTTGGTGAAGTGGAAATTCAATATAAGATTTTACCAGTGGAAGCAAAGATTTTTTTTGATATTGAAAAAATTGATGGCAAAAAATATTTATCTATAAGTCCAATGGGACAAATATATTTAGAATCTATTAGAAGTAAATTTTATTTTTTAAACAAAGAAATACAATTGGAAAAAAGAAAAGGTGAAATTAAGTTTATTAGTAGTGGTAAAGAAGGACATTCTATTCAGATTATTAATAATTATAGTTTGAAAGATTTATTTGAAAGATTTAAATATATTACAAGTTTAAGGGTTACAAGAGCATCTCAAAGTGAACGTACAAGTAGTTCAAAAGTTAAGATAGTTGGAAACAAATTGATAATTATATTACATACAAAAAAAGGTTTAATACATTTTGAAGCTGAAACAACAGCAAGAAATGAAGAAGAGTTAGAAATAATAAGATTAAGATTAGAAGAGTTTTTAGATGAAAATTTTGATGGTAGATGA
- the cas10 gene encoding type III-B CRISPR-associated protein Cas10/Cmr2, whose amino-acid sequence MVWKKKIEIYKSIRDVFDSILKGNINGEPSILAKVNVNFLQEPEVIHPLTGERLKLEKQALKNLLENINFSKMKNFEFSNDFRKTFYELWWNIPKYLAIPFIIPENPKIPFSSIIDYLDNLSAQSITDNLSLLLVSIGPVQEFIAAARSTIDLKMGSYLLSYLVFQGIKVIGEGYGYDNIIFPYMRGSYFVKKEFEKFGIKVSNYLAPSVASLPNVFTAIVPTDELQELKKKIEIAVKTEMQQISDFVKSYVLKNRIIGNQQINLLDRFSKSWDKQIAQFPTIIMVEQEMGNLKEIVEQHFEYTKDENIKKLFESIETLGIPEQVFYGVFSELLGIKSALRKATRDFIQVYENSIQHGDDLSGENKSLVEILTKYGNEEKKEKLSAISTIKRFFVNYLEKIGYKEAYEKLKTIKSTEEIAGKYKIAALIMDGDNMGKWISGKLAPSMKNRVHTKVIEYFEKNQSNEIKNLKNLRLISPSYQRTISRTLNNFANFVPKIVEEFDGLLIYAGGDDVLALFPSNKVFEAANKIRKVYSGIGNIKIDNFIFKDGWCYINDEKIPLFNMMGKKLTMSVGISIANSKFNLKMLLNLARNMEKLAKSNVKNGREKSSFAVATIRRSGQIKESKIFWEVNDYDVINEAQNFIKKYESKKSMKRVVIRIMHEFENFGVPDNIISLEEFKGKVIPFIAEKIFFNDLCDEKFLDIKDKEEFEEYLRVLENLEYARKENENED is encoded by the coding sequence GTGGTTTGGAAGAAAAAAATTGAAATATATAAATCAATTAGAGATGTTTTTGATTCAATTTTAAAGGGAAATATTAATGGAGAACCAAGTATTTTAGCTAAGGTAAATGTAAATTTTTTGCAGGAACCTGAAGTCATTCATCCTCTTACAGGTGAGAGATTAAAGCTTGAAAAGCAAGCGTTAAAAAATCTTTTGGAAAATATAAATTTTAGTAAAATGAAAAACTTTGAATTCTCAAATGATTTTAGAAAAACTTTCTATGAATTGTGGTGGAATATTCCAAAATATTTAGCAATCCCATTTATAATTCCAGAGAATCCAAAGATTCCTTTCTCATCAATAATTGATTATTTAGATAATCTTTCTGCGCAGAGCATTACTGACAATTTGTCTTTATTGCTTGTATCAATTGGACCAGTTCAGGAATTTATAGCCGCTGCAAGAAGTACTATAGATTTGAAAATGGGCAGTTACCTGTTATCTTATTTAGTTTTTCAGGGAATTAAAGTTATTGGTGAAGGATACGGATACGATAATATTATTTTTCCATATATGCGTGGAAGTTATTTTGTTAAAAAAGAATTTGAGAAGTTTGGTATAAAAGTTAGTAATTACTTGGCTCCTTCTGTTGCATCATTACCTAATGTTTTTACCGCTATTGTTCCAACTGATGAACTTCAGGAATTAAAAAAGAAGATAGAAATTGCAGTAAAAACCGAAATGCAACAAATTAGTGATTTTGTAAAATCATATGTTTTGAAAAATAGAATTATTGGTAATCAACAAATCAATTTGTTAGATAGATTTTCAAAAAGTTGGGATAAGCAAATTGCTCAATTTCCAACTATAATTATGGTTGAACAGGAGATGGGAAATTTAAAGGAGATAGTGGAACAACATTTTGAATATACTAAAGATGAAAATATCAAAAAACTATTTGAATCTATTGAAACATTGGGTATACCTGAACAGGTATTTTATGGTGTTTTTAGTGAGCTGCTTGGAATAAAAAGTGCGTTAAGGAAGGCGACAAGAGATTTTATTCAGGTTTACGAAAATAGTATCCAGCATGGTGATGATTTAAGTGGAGAAAATAAATCTTTGGTAGAGATATTAACAAAATATGGAAATGAAGAAAAAAAAGAAAAATTGTCAGCCATATCTACAATTAAAAGGTTTTTTGTAAATTATTTAGAAAAAATAGGATATAAAGAAGCATATGAAAAATTAAAAACTATAAAATCTACAGAGGAAATTGCGGGAAAGTACAAAATAGCTGCATTAATAATGGATGGAGATAATATGGGGAAATGGATCTCTGGTAAGCTTGCACCTAGCATGAAAAATAGAGTACATACTAAGGTTATAGAATATTTTGAAAAAAACCAAAGTAATGAGATAAAGAATTTAAAAAACTTAAGATTGATTTCACCATCATATCAAAGAACAATAAGTAGAACGTTGAATAACTTTGCAAATTTTGTGCCAAAAATTGTGGAGGAATTCGATGGATTGTTGATATACGCAGGAGGAGACGATGTTTTAGCTTTATTCCCATCAAATAAAGTTTTTGAAGCGGCAAATAAAATAAGAAAAGTATATTCAGGAATTGGTAATATTAAAATAGACAATTTTATTTTTAAAGATGGATGGTGCTATATTAATGATGAAAAAATACCATTGTTTAACATGATGGGGAAAAAACTAACAATGAGTGTAGGAATCTCAATTGCAAATAGTAAGTTTAATTTAAAAATGCTTTTAAATTTGGCTAGAAATATGGAAAAACTTGCAAAAAGTAATGTCAAAAATGGTAGAGAGAAAAGTAGCTTTGCAGTTGCTACAATTAGAAGAAGTGGTCAAATAAAAGAATCTAAAATTTTCTGGGAAGTAAATGATTATGATGTTATAAATGAAGCACAGAATTTTATCAAAAAATATGAAAGCAAGAAATCAATGAAAAGGGTAGTAATCAGAATAATGCATGAATTTGAAAATTTTGGAGTACCTGATAATATAATTTCCCTTGAGGAATTTAAAGGTAAAGTTATTCCTTTTATTGCTGAAAAAATATTTTTTAATGATTTGTGTGATGAGAAATTTTTAGATATTAAAGATAAGGAAGAATTTGAAGAATATCTTAGGGTGCTTGAGAATTTAGAGTATGCAAGAAAGGAGAATGAAAATGAAGATTAA
- the cmr3 gene encoding type III-B CRISPR module-associated protein Cmr3, with protein sequence MKIKVLYIKPIDVIGFRKSKTFSTTEASIFPNPKTFYGAIFAAYLRKNKLSVDDIEKIIENKKLSIIGPFLSNAYGEIFFKIPTIVKQNEKTGKFLKAFVDWNFSFYVNNKKLQGIRYENMRDLKEPKRRYISLKELEKLKIGRLDLDNEICEIYKHESKIGVALKNRKSIDGMLYSLTYYRFEENAGFAFFVENDELNILNELDLIKIGLKGKLARLEIGEVETSVFDKINDNKKGILLLTPSYFENGLLPKQDGNIIAIANYKPESIGFWDLKNNRPGEMFKVVPAGSVYFIDGDLPNSYKENFTDKFQEFNFGRYIEIKL encoded by the coding sequence ATGAAGATTAAGGTTTTATATATAAAACCTATTGATGTTATAGGTTTTAGAAAATCGAAAACTTTTTCTACTACTGAAGCATCTATATTTCCAAACCCAAAAACATTTTACGGAGCAATATTTGCTGCTTACCTTAGAAAGAACAAACTTAGTGTAGATGATATTGAAAAAATTATTGAAAATAAAAAATTAAGTATTATTGGACCGTTTTTATCCAATGCATATGGAGAAATATTTTTTAAAATTCCAACCATAGTAAAGCAAAATGAAAAAACTGGAAAGTTTTTAAAGGCTTTTGTTGATTGGAATTTTAGTTTTTATGTGAATAATAAAAAATTGCAAGGGATTAGGTATGAAAATATGAGGGATTTAAAAGAACCAAAAAGAAGATATATATCTTTAAAAGAATTAGAAAAATTGAAAATTGGAAGGTTAGATTTAGATAATGAAATATGCGAAATATATAAACATGAAAGTAAAATTGGAGTTGCATTAAAAAATAGGAAATCAATAGATGGTATGCTTTATTCTTTAACATACTATAGATTTGAAGAAAATGCAGGTTTTGCTTTTTTTGTAGAAAATGACGAATTAAATATATTAAATGAGCTTGATTTAATAAAAATTGGTTTAAAAGGAAAACTAGCAAGATTAGAAATTGGTGAAGTAGAAACGTCTGTATTTGATAAGATAAATGATAATAAAAAGGGAATATTACTATTAACTCCTTCATATTTTGAAAACGGGCTCTTACCTAAGCAGGATGGAAATATAATTGCAATTGCAAATTATAAACCGGAAAGTATTGGATTTTGGGATCTAAAAAATAATAGACCTGGAGAAATGTTTAAAGTAGTTCCTGCGGGAAGTGTGTACTTTATTGATGGTGATTTACCGAATAGTTATAAAGAAAATTTCACAGATAAATTTCAGGAATTTAATTTTGGAAGATACATAGAAATAAAATTATAA
- a CDS encoding SAVED domain-containing protein, with the protein MFGNLLKNDPDSFIELLNSDQIHLDEAIKSYLKNKDFKAKERIFYEIVKKMYLKKVKNISEELLSKFFDGNIELVFDLLKNGYVEAKFPIVKEEYGKIARVMVIKSENSFSNVKLNKLRVIENVVGHRLAVIFDSKFVGNSFMLATALAALTSKIPINLAFSGEIDEEGVIKKNLDGFSIKERVCSENNLKLIGAFDVSNVFELKEFFEEENFHIPVLMFFRKEEEEYINFSYEKLFKSVSKKYPVRFAELFEKVYDVKKFFVTNELSSLEKWKKALKEAKAFLLKIISNGGIPHVAIVGPSAMAMALGIAIGLQNPLVIYHKQDEYYPVIDLTDNLRKIKNIKDSYEYLKYTTFDEGKDCAYVIYLASHNPFSSVIKFLENNSLDSKIILIEPIENKGNLSIDTWGKIVSELMSITQNVLYDNYCENVFFFLSCPVAIALGFGMAFGDFAKGGIFHYNKADDSYIEVFKIERIRGD; encoded by the coding sequence ATGTTTGGTAATTTGTTGAAAAATGATCCAGACTCCTTTATTGAACTTTTAAATTCTGATCAAATTCATTTAGATGAGGCAATAAAATCATACTTGAAGAATAAGGATTTTAAAGCCAAAGAAAGAATTTTTTATGAAATTGTTAAAAAAATGTATTTGAAAAAGGTAAAGAATATTAGTGAAGAATTGCTATCAAAATTCTTTGATGGTAATATCGAACTCGTATTTGATTTATTAAAAAATGGTTATGTGGAAGCAAAATTTCCAATAGTTAAAGAAGAATATGGAAAAATTGCGCGAGTTATGGTTATTAAGTCTGAAAATTCCTTTTCAAATGTCAAATTAAATAAATTGAGAGTAATCGAAAATGTTGTAGGACATAGATTAGCAGTAATTTTTGATTCAAAATTTGTAGGTAATTCATTCATGTTAGCAACAGCGTTAGCAGCTTTAACTTCTAAAATACCTATTAATCTTGCGTTTTCGGGAGAAATTGATGAGGAAGGTGTAATTAAAAAGAATTTAGATGGATTTTCTATTAAAGAAAGAGTTTGTTCGGAGAATAACTTGAAATTAATAGGTGCTTTTGACGTATCGAATGTATTTGAGCTTAAAGAATTTTTTGAAGAAGAGAATTTCCACATTCCTGTATTGATGTTTTTTAGAAAGGAAGAAGAAGAATATATAAATTTTTCATATGAGAAACTTTTTAAAAGTGTCTCAAAAAAATACCCAGTTAGATTTGCAGAATTATTTGAAAAAGTATATGATGTCAAGAAATTCTTTGTAACTAATGAACTTTCTTCCTTGGAAAAATGGAAAAAAGCTTTAAAAGAAGCAAAAGCATTTTTGTTAAAGATTATTTCAAATGGAGGAATTCCACATGTTGCGATAGTTGGTCCATCGGCAATGGCTATGGCTTTGGGTATAGCTATTGGTCTTCAAAATCCTTTAGTAATATACCACAAGCAAGATGAGTACTATCCTGTTATTGATTTAACAGATAATCTAAGAAAAATTAAAAACATAAAGGATAGTTATGAATATTTAAAATATACAACTTTTGATGAGGGGAAAGATTGTGCTTATGTTATTTATTTAGCATCTCACAATCCATTTAGTTCAGTGATAAAGTTTTTGGAGAACAATTCTTTAGATTCAAAGATTATTTTAATTGAGCCAATTGAAAATAAAGGAAATTTGAGTATAGATACATGGGGGAAAATAGTCTCAGAATTAATGTCCATTACTCAAAATGTTTTGTATGATAATTACTGTGAAAATGTTTTTTTCTTTTTGAGTTGTCCTGTTGCTATTGCTTTGGGATTTGGGATGGCTTTTGGAGATTTTGCCAAAGGTGGTATATTTCACTACAACAAAGCTGATGATTCTTATATTGAAGTTTTTAAAATTGAAAGGATTAGGGGGGATTAG
- a CDS encoding ECF subfamily RNA polymerase sigma-24 factor has protein sequence MKKTLRELLKEYLEKNVVNRELFENVKGIVSSVMNTNPGYRDILIGIFGNSSSAINELTNEVFIRLKKKKNILINKTGDNLEGYLYMIVKNYIIDILRKTRVNDSLNDENGSNVEKIEYIRAEEHHFKPEWEIVAETFVEELKKLKAENLCYYLYKVMYSEEILFEEKSRDAKYKIVQRTKESLRELVVENGLNDKELTLAIRIYMSEICEKIRNISRKKN, from the coding sequence GTGAAAAAGACGTTAAGAGAATTATTAAAGGAATACCTTGAAAAAAATGTTGTAAACAGAGAGTTGTTTGAAAATGTAAAGGGAATTGTGTCAAGTGTTATGAATACAAATCCAGGATATAGAGATATACTTATAGGAATTTTTGGAAACAGTTCGTCTGCTATTAATGAACTGACCAATGAAGTTTTTATTAGATTAAAAAAGAAAAAGAATATTTTGATTAATAAAACAGGGGATAATTTAGAAGGGTATTTATATATGATTGTAAAAAACTATATAATTGATATTTTGAGAAAAACCCGTGTTAATGATTCTTTAAATGATGAGAATGGATCTAATGTTGAAAAGATTGAATATATCCGAGCCGAAGAACACCATTTTAAACCAGAATGGGAAATTGTTGCTGAAACATTTGTTGAAGAATTAAAGAAATTAAAAGCTGAAAATCTTTGTTATTATTTATACAAAGTAATGTATTCTGAGGAAATATTATTTGAAGAAAAATCTAGAGATGCAAAATACAAGATAGTTCAAAGAACTAAAGAGAGTTTGAGAGAGCTAGTCGTTGAAAATGGATTAAATGACAAAGAATTAACATTGGCAATAAGAATTTATATGTCAGAAATCTGCGAAAAAATTCGTAATATCAGTAGAAAGAAAAATTAG
- the cmr5 gene encoding type III-B CRISPR module-associated protein Cmr5: MERENKTKLIAKQLIVEKTSRNDLELKSYKSLIKGLGAMIIQNGLYGTLVFLKAKGENKTSKKHYHYVFEDIKHFLNEKGLFSNNDILEYLERTENLSEIQERVLELVNWYRRYVEIFISDED; this comes from the coding sequence ATGGAAAGAGAAAATAAAACAAAACTAATTGCAAAACAACTTATTGTAGAAAAAACTTCGAGAAATGACTTGGAATTGAAAAGTTATAAGTCACTAATTAAAGGATTAGGGGCTATGATTATTCAAAATGGATTGTACGGCACATTGGTTTTTTTAAAAGCAAAAGGAGAAAATAAAACTTCTAAAAAACATTATCATTATGTTTTTGAGGATATAAAACATTTTTTGAACGAAAAAGGATTATTTAGTAATAATGATATACTTGAATATCTTGAGAGAACAGAAAATCTTTCTGAGATACAGGAGAGAGTTCTTGAGCTTGTAAATTGGTATCGAAGATATGTAGAGATTTTTATTTCTGATGAAGATTAA
- a CDS encoding transposase: MSKSTGANKHDSKIFEKTLEKNNRKPRAVAIDAGYKKVFILKSLFEKGI; the protein is encoded by the coding sequence ATGAGTAAAAGTACTGGAGCAAATAAACATGATAGTAAAATCTTTGAAAAAACATTGGAAAAAAACAATAGAAAACCAAGAGCTGTAGCAATAGATGCTGGGTATAAAAAAGTATTCATATTAAAGTCATTGTTTGAAAAAGGGATATAA
- the cas2 gene encoding CRISPR-associated endonuclease Cas2, which yields MRSIKYILVVYDVNEKRINKVHKVLKKYIIWQQNSTFEGNVTQANIKRMIYELNKKINSKEDSILIYFFNSKTVIRKEVDGIEKWNVSSNFI from the coding sequence GTGAGAAGTATTAAATACATATTAGTTGTCTATGATGTAAACGAAAAAAGAATAAATAAGGTTCATAAGGTATTGAAAAAATATATTATTTGGCAACAAAACTCTACTTTTGAAGGGAATGTAACACAGGCAAACATCAAGAGAATGATTTATGAACTAAATAAAAAAATAAATAGCAAAGAAGATAGCATACTAATATATTTTTTCAATTCCAAAACAGTTATAAGAAAAGAAGTAGATGGAATTGAAAAATGGAATGTTTCAAGTAATTTTATCTAA